A genomic stretch from Peromyscus eremicus chromosome 6, PerEre_H2_v1, whole genome shotgun sequence includes:
- the LOC131912739 gene encoding guanylate-binding protein 5-like — MAVEIHMPEPMCLIGNNEEQLVANQEALKVLSAITQPVVVVAIVGLYRTGKSYLMNKLAGKEKGFSVGPTVQSHTKGIWMWCVPHPQKPDHTLVLLDTEGLGDVEKTDEKSDTQIFALAILLSSTFVYNTMNKIDQGAIDLLHNVTELTDLLRTRNSSELSELEEPADMSFFPDLVWTLRDFYLGLETNGHAITSDEYLENSLKLKQGSDERTQTFNLPRLCIQKFFPVRKCFVFDSPTHRNKLSQLQTLSSEELSSDFVQELSEFCSHIFSHSKTKILPGGIQVNGPRLESLVVTYVDAINSGALPCIENTVITLARRENSAAVQKAITHYDQQMSQRVKLPTETLQELLDLHRTCESEAMEIFLKHSFKDDNQCFQKELETLLSAKQDEICKKNVEASADHCSTLLESIFKPLEQEVAGGVYAKPGGHNLYLQKMEQLKAQYRQQPGKGTQAEEVLQKYLKAKEPLSNTILQTDQALTAKENQRKAEQARAEAARAEAQRLEVIRIQEEQKRAEQERLHQEKLKQIEIDRANFRAEQQRIREQRLQEQAAKIKAEQEAQLRQLNEQLQNARATSYHSPNDECILL, encoded by the exons ATGGCTGTAGAGATCCACATGCCAGAACCCATGTGCCTCATTGGGAATAATGAGGAACAGCTGGTGGCCAACCAGGAAGCCCTGAAGGTCCTGTCAGCCATCACacagccagtggtggtggtggccatCGTGGGCCTCTACCGCACAGGCAAATCCTACCTGATGAACAAGCtggctgggaaggagaaag GATTTTCTGTTGGACCCACTGTGCAGTCTCACACCAAGGGTATCTGGATGTGGTGTGTCCCTCATCCCCAGAAGCCAGACCACACCCTAGTTCTGCTTGACACAGAGGGCCTGGGAGATGTGGAGAAG ACTGATGAAAAGAGCGATACTCAGATTTTTGCGCTGGCAATCCTTCTCAGTAGCACCTTCGTATACAACACCATGAACAAAATTGACCAGGGTGCTATCGACCTACTGCA CAATGTGACAGAACTGACAGATCTGCTCCGGACAAGAAACTCCTCTGAACTTAGTGAACTTGAAGAACCTGCTGACATGAGCTTCTTTCCAGACTTGGTGTGGACACTGAGAGATTTCTACCTGGGCCTGGAAACAAACGGGCATGCCATTACATCAGATGAATATCTGGAGAATTCACTGAAGCTGAAACAAG GTAGTGATGAAAGAACCCAAACATTCAATCTGCCCAGACTGTGCATCCAGAAGTTCTTTCCAGTGAGGAAATGCTTTGTTTTTGACTCCCCTACTCACAGAAATAAGCTTTCCCAGCTTCAAACACTCAGTAGTGAGGAGCTGAGTTCTGACTTTGTgcaggagctgtcagagttctgTTCTCATATCTTCAGCCATTCCAAGACCAAGATTCTTCCAGGTGGCATCCAGGTCAATGGACCTC GTCTAGAAAGCCTGGTGGTGACCTACGTTGATGCCATTAATAGTGGGGCTCTACCCTGCATAGAGAATACAGTGATAACCTTGGCTCGGAGAGAGAATTCTGCTGCAGTGCAAAAGGCCATCACCCACTATGACCAGCAGATGAGCCAGAGGGTGAAGCTGCCCACAGAGACTCTCCAGGAGCTGCTGGATCTGCACAGGACCTGTGAAAGTGAAGCCATGGAAATCTTCCTGAAGCATTCTTTCAAGGATGATAACCAATGTTTCCAGAAGGAATTGGAG accCTACTAAGTGCAAAGCAGGATGAGATTTGTAAGAAGAATGTAGAAGCCTCTGCAGACCACTGCTCAACCCTACTTGAGAGTATTTTTAAGCCTCTGGAACAAGAAGTGGCAGGGGGTGTCTATGCTAAACCAGGAGGCCATAATCTCTACCTTCAGAAGATGGAACAGCTGAAGGCACAGTATCGTCAGCAGCCAGGGAAGGGGACACAG GCTGAGGAAGTGCTGCAGAAATATTTGAAGGCCAAAGAACCACTGAGCAATACAATTCTACAAACAGACCAGGCTCTCACAGCCAAGGAGAATCAGAGGAAAG cGGAGCAAGCGAGAGCGGAAGCTGCAAGGGCGGAAGCGCAGAGGTTGGAGGTGATTCGAATCCAGGAGGAGCAAAAGAGGGCAGAGCAAGAGAGACTACATCAAGAGAAACTGAAGCAAATAGAGATTGACAGAGCAAACTTTCGGGCAGAGCAACAGAGGATCAGGGAACAGAGGCTCCAG GAACAGGCTGCGAAGATCAAGGCAGAACAAGAAGCTCAACTCAGACAACTCAATGAACAGCTTCAAAACGCAAGAGCAACAAGCTATCACTCGCCAAATGATGAGTGTATCTTACTTTAA